Proteins encoded by one window of Xiphophorus couchianus chromosome 13, X_couchianus-1.0, whole genome shotgun sequence:
- the LOC114155353 gene encoding distal membrane-arm assembly complex protein 1, whose protein sequence is MSNAPEATAAPSKSLQAFKDCWGCRAVSGGGLILSAAYVFNAARRVMKQGAPTSMGTVAQLTFAASLAAWGAVIITDPVGKSHRKTT, encoded by the exons ATGTCAAATGCTCCCGAGGCCACCGCCGCTCCGTCGAAGTCCCTCCAGGCTTTTAAGGACTGCTGGGGCTGCAGGGCCGTCTCAGGAGGGGGTCTGATTCTGTCTGCGGCGTATGTGTTCAACGCAGCTAGGAGGGTGATGAAGCAGGGAGCTCCTACCTCCATGGGGACGGTGGCACAGCTCACATTCGCTGCAA GTCTGGCTGCTTGGGGAGCAGTCATCATCACCGATCCGGTTGGAAAGTCGCATAGGAAGACCACGTGA
- the btd gene encoding biotinidase — protein sequence MLAVVLLLFCLGETESAGDSYMAAVYEHRVILNPNPRVPVTRREALIHMQKNLDIYEEQAAKAAQQGVQILVFPEDGIHGFNFTRSSISGYLETIPDPQEESWNPCTEPDKYNNTEVLQRLSCMARRNNLYLVANMPDLQPCPLKTAPSTCPPDGHWQFNTNVAFNSDGLLVARYHKYNLFFEESFDTPPKLELITFDTPFAGKFGLIICFDILFHDPTVALVKMGVRQLIFPTAWMNELPLLDSIQFHRALSLGANVTVLSSNLRKDQLRMTGSGIYTPFSATFHHAVKGDPEEGRLLVATVPVLGPVGMNDVNESMSPVPAESDYCHTDRCADSPSPASSDPTFIGTMMHDPFKFVLIKEAEGNLTVCDGKFCCHLQYKWTAHDERKELYALGAFAGTHTVDGRYALQVCAVVRCAGLEASSCGQKVEEAESKMDFLLEATFQTDYVYPSVLVSRMALEQPDKLEKATGGRLAMKHSNLSRGLITACLYGRMYQLDNE from the exons ATGCTGGCTGTCGTTCTGCTCCTCTTTTGTCTCGGTGAGACTGAGTCCGCTGGGGACTCTTACATGGCTGCTGTGTACGAGCACAGAGTCATCCTGAACCCGAACCCTAGGGTCCCCGTGACCCGTCGCGAAGCCCTGATCCACATGCAGAAGAACCTGGACATCTACGAAGAGCAGGCTGCTAAAGCTGCACAGCAG GGAGTCCAGATACTTGTGTTTCCAGAAGATGGTATTCACGGTTTTAACTTCACCCGTTCATCCATTTCCGGATACTTGGAAACCATTCCTGACCCTCAGGAGGAGAGCTGGAACCCCTGCACCGAGCCTGACAAATACAACAACACTGAG GTACTCCAGCGACTGAGCTGCATGGCCCGTCGCAACAACCTCTACCTGGTGGCAAACATGCCTGATCTGCAACCCTGTCCCTTGAAGACAGCCCCGTCCACATGCCCCCCTGATGGACACTGGCAGTTCAACACCAATGTGGCTTTCAA TTCTGATGGTCTGCTGGTGGCACGTTACCATAAATATAACCTCTTTTTTGAAGAATCCTTTGACACGCCTCCAAAGCTTGAACTCATCACATTTGATACACCCTTTGCTGGAAAGTTTGGTCTCATCATCTGCTTTGACATCCTGTTCCACGATCCCACAGTAGCCCTGGTGAAAATG gGTGTGCGTCAGCTGATTTTCCCCACAGCGTGGATGAATGAGCTCCCCCTTTTGGACTCGATCCAATTTCACAGGGCCCTCAGTCTTGGGGCCAATGTTACGGTTCTGTCTTCAAACCTTCGTAAAGACCAGCTCAGAATGACAGGGAGTGGTATCTACACCCCATTTTCTGCTACCTTCCACCACGCCGTGAAGGGAGACCCAGAGGAGGGCCGACTGCTTGTGGCCACAGTCCCGGTCTTGGGTCCAGTTGGGATGAACGATGTGAATGAATCAATGTCACCTGTGCCTGCAGAGTCTGATTACTGCCACACAGATCGCTGTGCTGATTCCCCTTCACCTGCTTCCTCTGACCCCACCTTCATAGGAACCATGATGCATGACCCATTTAAATTTGTCCTCATAAAGGAGGCAGAAGGCAATCTCACAGTGTGTGATGGTAAATTCTGCTGCCACCTTCAGTACAAGTGGACGGCACATGACGAAAGGAAGGAACTGTATGCATTGGGAGCATTTGCAGGAACGCACACCGTTGATGGACGATACGCCTTGCAG GTATGTGCAGTAGTCCGCTGTGCAGGACTGGAGGCCAGCTCATGTGGGCAGAAAGTGGAGGAGGCGGAGTCTAAGATGGACTTCCTGTTGGAGGCAACTTTCCAGACAGATTACGTGTACCCTTCAGTTCTGGTGAGCCGCATGGCGCTGGAGCAACCTGATAAGCTGGAGAAAGCAACAGGTGGGAGATTGGCCATGAAACACTCCAACCTGAGCAGAGGCCTGATCACTGCCTGTCTGTACGGACGAATGTACCAGCTGGATAATGAATGA
- the snx13 gene encoding sorting nexin-13, with protein MFAEASLSIWGWGGLGVVLFFVTFGPFAIFYLAFYIFCFIGGGFAVTLLYGKINSEKHLEKCEHSYLPPTQIGIPKTLDDMKLEVKPIKIDRRLTGSSFIDEPLQQVIQFALRDYIQYWYYTLSEDESFLLEIRQTLQNALIQFSTRSKEVDWQPYFTTRLVDDFATHLRVFRKAQDRLADREDKQRDITDELVDSFFEAEVEMERKICRDVVCTSHRDEEGFLRDLCELLLYLLLPPGDFHNKSMRYFLREVLAYGVLLPLINQLSDPDYINQFVIWMIRDSSCNYEAFMNILKLTDKPAELEAVKDKVLEELLYLRSLDTAGDDINVIKNQINSLLFVKKVCETRIQRLQSGKEVDALKLAASFGKLCVIPLDHILVHNIALQFFMDFMQAAGAQAELFFWLTVEGYRVTAQQQLEAMQSWQKDGKKQPGATKGLLKAAALGVYEQYLSDKASPRVQVDKELVTNLGEKLQKEDPTPEIFDEVQRKVYEMMLRDERFYPSFKQSPLYVRMLAELDMLKEPSYRGSDDGDGESFNGSPTGSLNLSLDDLNNSCHDEFLQLHAFISDTGVCNDHGKTYALYAITVIRRNPDGSEDSWKTYRRYSDFHDFHMRITEQFENLTSILKLPGKKTFNNMDRDFLEKRKKDLNAYLQLLLNAELVKACPTLIPYVYDFLENKAYSKGKGEFARKIDTFVNPLRSSMRNMSNAVKSLPDSLAEGMNKVSDNMGRMSERLGQDIKQNIFKVPPLLPKSDIDPEHCRVSAQLDDNVDDNIPLRVMLLLMDEVFDLKEKNQWLRRNIKNLLQQLIRATYGDTINRKIVDHVDYMTSPEQVAEYVKKFRDSYWPNGILAETPPRRDKCIRMRTRVAAKTSLLGIMPDELKHIIGADTTRKGILRVFDMFQYQPMNRRLVYVFLEGFLETMFPQYKFPELFVKLHSRSPRIQRYSQKLQCSTLKR; from the exons GCCAGTCTGTCCATCTGGGGATGGGGGGGTCTTGGAGTTGTGCTGTTCTTTGTAACCTTTGGACCTTTTGCCATATTCTACCTGGCCTTCTATATATTTTGCTTCATTGGAGG tggcttTGCAGTCACTTTGCTTTATGGAAAGATAAACTCAGAGAAACACCTGGAAAAATGCGAACACTCTTATTTGCCACCCACACAAATTGGTATACCCAAG ACACTGGATGACATGAAACTGGAGGTAAAGCCAATAAAGATTGACAGGAGACTGACTGGATCCAGTTTCATTGATGAGCCACTACAACAG GTGATCCAGTTTGCGCTGAGAGACTATATCCAGTACTGGTATTACACTCTGAGTGAAGATGAGTCCTTTTTGCTGGAGATCAGACAAACTCTACAGAATGCCCTCATCCAGTTCTCCACGCG GTCCAAAGAGGTGGACTGGCAGCCTTACTTCACCACCCGCCTGGTGGACGACTTCGCCACCCATTTACGTGTCTTTAGAAAAGCCCAGGATCGCCTCGCCGACAGAGAGGACAAGCAGA GAGACATAACGGATGAGCTGGTTGACTCATTTTTTGAGGCTGAAGtggagatggaaagaaaaatttGTAGAGACGTAGTTTGCACATCCCACCGCGATGAAGAAG gttttcttcgAGACTTGTGTGAGTTGCTTCTGTATTTGTTACTACCTCCTGGAGATTTCCACAACAAAAGCATGAGATACTTCCTGAGG GAGGTGCTAGCATACGGAGTGCTACTTCCTCTGATCAATCAACTGAGTGACCCGGACTATATTAACCAGTTTGTCATCTGGATG ATTCGGGACTCAAGCTGCAACTATGAAGCCTTCATGAACATCTTGAAGTTGACAGACAAGCCGGCCGAGCTGGAAGCTGTTAAAGACAAGgtgctggaggagctgctgtaTCTCCGCTCACTGGACACAGCTGGAGATG ACATCAATGTGATCAAAAACCAGATTAACAGTCTTCTGTTTGTGAAGAAGGTGTGTGAGACCAGGATCCAGAGACTACAGTCCGGAAAG GAGGTCGATGCCTTGAAGCTGGCAGCCAGTTTTGGCAAGCTGTGCGTTATCCCACTGGATCACATCCTCGTCCACAACATAGCGCTGCAGTTCTTCATGG ACTTCATGCAGGCAGCGGGGGCTCAGGCGGAGCTGTTCTTTTGGCTCACTGTGGAGGGATACAGGGTGACggctcagcagcagctggaggcgATGCAGAGCTGGCAGAAAGATGGCAAGAAGCAGCCGGGGGCCACCAAGGGCCTGCTGAAGGCGGCTGCACTGGGGGTCTATGAGCAGTACCTTTCTGACAAG GCGTCTCCCAGGGTACAGGTGGACAAGGAGTTGGTAACAAATCTGGGagagaagctgcagaaagaaGACCCCACGCCTGAAATATTTGATGAAGTTCAGAGAAAA GTCTATGAAATGATGCTACGTGATGAGCGCTTCTACCCGTCCTTCAAGCAGAGTCCCCTGTACGTCCGCATGCTGGCAGAGCTGGACATGCTGAAAGAGCCAAGTTACAGAGGATCTGATGATGGTGATGGAGAGTCCTTCAACGGCTCGCCTACAGGAAGCCTAAACCTG TCACTGGATGACCTCAACAACTCCTGCCATGATGAATTCCTGCAGCTACATGCCTTCATATCTGACACGG GGGTTTGCAACGATCATGGTAAGACCTACGCACTTTACGCCATCACCGTGATAAGACGCAACCCAGACGGCAGCGAGGACTCCTGGAAGACATACCGCCGCTACTCAGACTTCCATGACTTCCATATGAGAATAACAGAGCAG TTTGAGAACCTGACGTCGATCCTCAAGCTTCCAGGAAAGAAAACCTTCAACAATATGGACAGAGACTTCttggagaagagaaaaaaagacctCAATGCTTATCTTCAG ttacTGCTAAACGCAGAGCTGGTGAAGGCCTGTCCAACTTTGATTCCCTACGTCTATGACTTCCTAGAAAACAAGGCCTACAGCAAGGGCAAAGGAGAGTTTGCACGAAAG ATAGACACATTTGTGAATCCTTTGCGGAGCTCCATGAGGAACATGTCCAATGCAGTGAAATCCCTGCCAGACAGCCTGGCTGAGGGAATGAATAAAGTCTCTGACAACATGGGCCGCATGTCAGAAAGACTTGGTCAGGACATCAAACAGAACATATTTAAG gtgcCTCCACTTCTTCCAAAATCTGACATCGACCCAGAACACTGTCGAGTCTCTGCTCAGCTGGACGACAAT GTGGACGATAACATCCCTCTGCGAGTCATGCTGCTCCTAATGGACGAGGTGTTTGATCTCAAAGAGAAAAACCAGTGGCTGCGCAGGAACATTAagaacctgctgcagcagctcatcAGAGCCACTTACGGCGACACGATCAACAG GAAAATTGTGGATCATGTCGACTATATGACCTCTCCAGAACAGGTGGCGgaatatgtgaaaaagttcag GGATTCCTACTGGCCTAATGGGATTCTAGCCGAGACCCCACCGCGCCGGGACAAGTGCATCCGCATGAGGACGCGAGTCGCTGCCAAGACCAGCCTGCTTGGCATCATGCCAG ACGAGCTGAAGCACATCATCGGAGCGGACACCACCAGGAAGGGCATCCTCCGCGTCTTCGACATGTTTCAGTACCAGCCCATGAACCGGCGCCTAGTCTACGTGTTCCTGGAGGGCTTCCTGGAGACCATGTTCCCCCAGTACAAATTCCCCGAGCTGTTCGTCAAGCTGCACTCCCGTTCGCCGCGCATTCAAAGATACAGCCAGAAACTCCAGTGCTCCACGCTGAAGAGGTGA